In Geminicoccaceae bacterium, a single window of DNA contains:
- a CDS encoding MaoC family dehydratase, protein MSSKSQSGRFYEDFTIDETIHHATPRTMTEADATLYLALTGSRFAEQCSLPFAKANGLERCPIDELLAFHIVFGKSVPDISLNAVANLGYADVHFHQLIYPGDTLTSASKVIGKKEISSGKAGIVYVHTIGTREDGSTAIDFIRWVMVKKRNVDIRSELAQVPSTRPGIPASELRLPAGLGPLSVDTRLSGSPFGFEDYEIGEKIDHPDGMGVMQSEHRLATRLYQNTARVHFNDHVEKDGRLGGVIVYGGVVISLARALSFNGLANAFHLLGINGGSHVNPCTGGDTVYAWSEVLDKAELSEDAGALRMRLVALKNRNAHDFPLRDDKGAYLPDVLLDLDYWVMIPRKTALHDGQ, encoded by the coding sequence ATGAGCAGCAAGAGTCAGAGCGGCCGGTTCTACGAAGACTTCACGATCGACGAGACCATTCATCACGCCACGCCGCGAACGATGACCGAGGCCGATGCAACCCTGTACCTGGCGCTTACGGGTTCCCGTTTCGCAGAGCAATGTTCGCTGCCCTTCGCGAAGGCCAACGGTCTGGAACGCTGTCCGATTGATGAACTTCTCGCGTTCCATATCGTCTTCGGAAAGTCGGTGCCGGACATCTCGCTCAATGCGGTGGCCAATCTCGGCTACGCCGATGTGCACTTCCATCAGCTCATCTATCCGGGCGACACGCTGACATCCGCCTCGAAGGTCATCGGCAAGAAGGAAATATCCAGCGGCAAGGCCGGAATCGTCTACGTCCACACCATAGGCACCAGGGAAGACGGCAGCACGGCCATCGACTTCATCCGCTGGGTGATGGTCAAGAAACGCAATGTCGACATACGGTCCGAACTCGCACAGGTGCCGTCGACCCGGCCCGGAATTCCAGCCAGCGAACTGCGACTGCCCGCCGGGCTCGGCCCGCTTTCGGTCGACACCCGACTATCGGGTTCGCCTTTCGGGTTCGAGGACTATGAGATCGGCGAGAAGATCGACCATCCGGATGGAATGGGGGTGATGCAGTCCGAACATCGCCTCGCGACCCGCCTCTACCAGAACACCGCCCGCGTCCATTTCAATGACCATGTGGAGAAGGATGGCAGACTGGGCGGTGTGATCGTCTATGGCGGCGTCGTCATCAGCCTCGCCCGCGCCCTGTCCTTCAACGGTCTCGCCAACGCGTTTCACCTGCTCGGCATCAATGGAGGCAGCCATGTCAACCCCTGCACCGGCGGCGATACGGTCTATGCCTGGTCCGAGGTGCTCGACAAGGCAGAGCTGTCGGAGGATGCCGGCGCGTTGCGGATGCGGCTGGTGGCCCTGAAGAACAGGAATGCCCATGATTTCCCGCTACGGGATGACAAGGGAGCCTATCTGCCCGACGTGCTGCTCGATCTCGACTACTGGGTCATGATCCCCAGAAAGACCGCATTGCACGACGGCCAATGA
- a CDS encoding CoA ester lyase yields MHNDNRPRRSVLYMPGSNPRALAKGREIGADALIFDLEDAVAPDAKVGARASIIDALGARGSYGRREIIVRTNGLDTEWGRDDLVSMARSGADAILLPKVERGAMVDDAATILGEAGAPDNLPIWCMMETPRGILHVEEIADHPRVTCLVLGTSDLTKDMRSLHTPARLPMLPSLGLCLLAARASGIAVLDGVHLDLGDLEGHATSCRQGRELGFDGKTLIHPKQIEAANKAFAPSAEDLAWSKKIITAWETARSEGKGVVLVDGRLVENLHITEARRLLALGSAIEELQA; encoded by the coding sequence ATGCACAACGACAATCGCCCGAGGCGCAGCGTGCTGTACATGCCGGGCTCCAATCCCCGCGCGCTGGCCAAGGGGCGCGAAATCGGCGCCGATGCCCTGATCTTCGACCTCGAGGATGCCGTGGCCCCCGACGCCAAGGTGGGCGCGCGCGCCAGCATCATCGACGCCCTGGGCGCAAGGGGATCTTACGGCCGCCGCGAAATCATCGTCCGGACGAATGGCCTCGATACGGAATGGGGACGCGACGATCTCGTTTCCATGGCAAGGTCGGGTGCCGACGCGATCCTGCTGCCGAAGGTCGAACGTGGGGCAATGGTGGACGACGCCGCCACCATCCTCGGCGAAGCCGGTGCACCGGACAACCTTCCCATCTGGTGCATGATGGAGACCCCACGCGGCATTCTTCATGTCGAGGAAATCGCCGATCATCCGAGAGTTACCTGCCTCGTCCTCGGCACGTCCGACCTGACCAAGGACATGCGCTCGCTGCACACGCCCGCGCGCCTTCCGATGCTGCCATCGCTGGGTCTGTGCCTGCTCGCCGCACGCGCCTCCGGAATTGCCGTGCTCGACGGTGTACATCTCGACCTCGGCGACCTTGAGGGCCACGCCACCTCCTGTCGGCAGGGACGCGAGCTGGGTTTCGACGGAAAGACCCTCATTCATCCCAAACAGATCGAGGCTGCCAACAAAGCCTTTGCCCCGAGTGCTGAAGATCTCGCCTGGTCGAAAAAGATCATCACGGCATGGGAAACGGCCCGCAGCGAAGGCAAGGGCGTGGTCCTCGTCGACGGCCGCCTGGTGGAAAACCTGCATATCACCGAGGCCCGACGCCTTCTGGCCCTGGGCTCGGCGATCGAGGAGCTTCAGGCATGA
- the terL gene encoding phage terminase large subunit, which produces MTEETSRHGPATNIPPAGSFRKFIISWNDTQHLETPILHRTLADWLEKGLREHRTDQLMMVFRDAGKSTLVGLYCAWRLCHAPDLRILVVAAEQQLATRMTRNIRSILERHPLASHVAVSARSEWAADRFTIARPSTLRDPSVWGRGINGNLTGSRADLIICDDVEVPNTAGTAQARMELRRKLGELRFILVPGGTRLYIGTPHCQDSIYLDPRSIRWRRTASEDRGNTPFLATFDRIEIPVIDECGHSAWPERFPLEILADMQRETGPARFRSQMMLMPEAIEDCRLDPQKLQVYDDEIEVSQVGERIELRLGKRRMQGTCCWWDPSFGRPESGDSSVVACVFTDCEGHYWLHDMAYLTFDETLVDEVDEASQLCRQVVVFARRNEQYSVTVENNGIGQFLPSLLRREATRQGEWLSVNEHRSTRSKSTRILEAFDPLLAAGHLHVHRRVLDSPLIDEMQDWSPTGNRHDDGLDTVSGCLSMQPVRISAIRSGLQRPNWRGATHQLDVRDEFGVF; this is translated from the coding sequence ATGACCGAGGAAACGTCTCGCCACGGACCCGCCACGAATATTCCGCCAGCGGGCAGCTTTCGCAAGTTCATCATATCCTGGAATGACACCCAGCATCTCGAAACCCCGATCCTGCACCGGACGTTGGCGGACTGGCTGGAAAAGGGCCTGCGGGAACATCGCACCGACCAACTGATGATGGTTTTCCGTGATGCGGGAAAATCGACGCTGGTCGGTCTCTATTGTGCCTGGCGCCTGTGTCATGCACCCGATCTGCGCATCCTCGTCGTCGCCGCGGAGCAGCAGCTCGCCACCCGGATGACCCGCAATATCCGCTCCATACTGGAGCGGCATCCGTTGGCAAGCCATGTGGCCGTCAGCGCGAGGAGCGAATGGGCGGCCGACCGGTTCACCATCGCCCGCCCGTCGACCCTGCGCGACCCGTCGGTGTGGGGCCGCGGCATCAACGGCAATCTCACTGGATCACGTGCGGATCTCATCATCTGCGACGATGTCGAGGTACCCAACACCGCGGGTACGGCGCAAGCGCGAATGGAGCTGCGCCGCAAGCTCGGCGAACTTCGCTTCATCCTCGTTCCCGGCGGAACGCGTCTCTATATCGGCACTCCGCACTGCCAGGACTCGATCTATCTCGATCCGCGCAGTATCCGCTGGCGCCGGACCGCATCGGAAGATCGCGGGAACACGCCATTCCTAGCGACGTTCGACCGGATCGAAATACCAGTCATCGACGAATGCGGCCACAGTGCCTGGCCTGAAAGGTTTCCGCTCGAAATCCTCGCCGACATGCAAAGGGAAACCGGTCCGGCGCGCTTTCGCAGCCAGATGATGCTGATGCCCGAGGCTATCGAGGACTGCCGTCTCGATCCGCAGAAACTGCAAGTCTATGACGACGAGATCGAGGTCAGCCAGGTGGGAGAGCGCATCGAACTGCGGCTGGGCAAACGCCGGATGCAGGGCACCTGTTGCTGGTGGGACCCTTCGTTCGGCCGTCCGGAGAGTGGCGATTCCAGTGTGGTTGCCTGCGTATTCACGGACTGCGAGGGACATTACTGGCTGCACGACATGGCCTATCTGACCTTCGACGAGACCCTGGTCGACGAGGTCGACGAAGCCAGCCAGCTTTGCCGGCAGGTCGTGGTTTTCGCCCGGCGCAACGAGCAGTATTCTGTCACGGTCGAGAACAATGGCATCGGCCAGTTCCTGCCGAGCCTGCTACGCCGGGAGGCAACGCGCCAGGGCGAGTGGCTGAGCGTGAATGAGCATCGGTCAACCCGATCGAAATCCACGCGCATCCTCGAGGCCTTCGACCCATTGCTGGCCGCAGGCCATCTGCATGTTCACCGCCGTGTGCTCGATTCCCCGCTGATCGACGAGATGCAGGACTGGTCACCGACCGGAAATCGCCACGACGACGGTCTCGATACAGTCAGCGGCTGCCTCTCCATGCAACCGGTACGCATCTCGGCCATCCGCTCGGGATTGCAGCGGCCCAACTGGAGAGGGGCCACTCATCAACTCGACGTCAGGGATGAATTCGGGGTCTTTTGA
- a CDS encoding head-tail connector protein: MDLQTARDGFVRARARRAAWEPLWRDCFHYAQPTRIQAINGTNIPSRGSIVDMFDSTAIDGVQQLAASLVAELTPPWSRWFGLVPGSEVEGDERDDLAIILDRATRSIQGHLDRSNFAVEIHQCFLDLVTIGTSTLQFEEAAIGESSAFSFTAVPVSEMFIDGDQGGSISRQFRETVVSRHVMYHRFPELQDSWPSTRGHDDDDDEPIRLVEAVYRHDGNTAYLAFADSQQGSTAPVLLEEGRFEGSPFITFRWLKGTGELYGRAPVMSALPDIKTANKVVELILKNASIAVTGIWLAEDDGVLNPANIRLVPGTIIPKAPGSSGLTPLQAPGRLDVSELVLEDLRSNIRHTLLTDRLAPLAGARMTATEVLERSAETARLLGAIYGRLQAELLTPLVNRAIAILVRRGEIPPIVIDGATIELQYRSPLARIHAREEMRNVMVWLDSASKLAAAGDGIIDSQATIRWLAEQLGVPRELLSTKVPPRPVDAKRDTYMPDVTLPDISMAGLADMLDAGRDE, translated from the coding sequence ATGGACCTGCAAACAGCGCGCGACGGCTTTGTCAGAGCCCGCGCCCGCCGTGCGGCCTGGGAGCCCCTATGGCGCGATTGCTTTCACTACGCCCAACCAACCCGGATTCAGGCCATCAACGGCACGAACATCCCGTCGCGAGGCTCCATTGTCGACATGTTCGATTCAACAGCCATCGATGGCGTCCAGCAACTGGCGGCCAGCCTCGTCGCCGAACTGACTCCCCCCTGGTCGCGCTGGTTCGGACTGGTTCCAGGCTCCGAGGTCGAGGGTGACGAACGCGATGATCTGGCCATCATACTGGACCGCGCCACGCGGAGCATCCAGGGGCATCTCGACCGTTCCAATTTCGCTGTCGAAATCCACCAGTGCTTCCTCGATCTGGTCACGATCGGCACTTCCACACTCCAGTTCGAGGAAGCCGCCATCGGTGAATCTTCCGCCTTCTCGTTTACGGCCGTGCCCGTTTCGGAGATGTTCATCGACGGCGACCAGGGAGGCTCCATCAGCCGCCAGTTCCGCGAGACCGTGGTGTCGCGCCATGTCATGTACCACCGCTTCCCCGAACTGCAGGACAGCTGGCCATCGACGCGTGGTCACGATGACGATGACGACGAACCGATCCGGCTGGTGGAAGCTGTCTACCGTCACGACGGCAATACCGCCTATCTCGCGTTCGCCGACTCGCAGCAGGGCAGTACCGCACCGGTACTGCTCGAGGAAGGACGGTTCGAGGGATCGCCCTTCATCACCTTCCGCTGGCTCAAGGGTACGGGCGAACTCTATGGACGGGCACCCGTCATGAGCGCGCTGCCGGACATCAAGACCGCCAACAAGGTGGTCGAGCTCATCCTCAAGAACGCGTCGATCGCCGTGACCGGAATATGGCTTGCCGAGGATGACGGCGTTCTCAACCCTGCAAACATACGCCTCGTGCCGGGAACCATCATTCCCAAAGCACCGGGATCGTCAGGACTGACGCCCTTGCAGGCTCCCGGACGACTCGATGTATCCGAGCTCGTGCTGGAAGACCTGAGATCGAACATCCGCCACACACTGCTCACGGACCGACTGGCACCGCTCGCCGGAGCGCGCATGACCGCAACCGAAGTGCTAGAGCGCAGTGCCGAGACCGCCCGGTTGCTGGGCGCTATCTACGGCCGCCTGCAGGCCGAACTGCTCACGCCGCTGGTCAATCGAGCTATCGCCATTCTTGTCCGCCGGGGGGAGATTCCGCCCATCGTCATCGATGGCGCCACCATCGAACTGCAGTACCGTTCTCCCCTGGCACGGATTCACGCGCGCGAGGAAATGCGCAATGTCATGGTCTGGCTCGACTCCGCCTCCAAACTGGCTGCGGCCGGCGATGGGATCATCGACAGTCAGGCAACAATCCGGTGGCTGGCAGAACAACTCGGAGTGCCACGCGAACTGCTGAGCACGAAGGTGCCGCCCCGGCCCGTGGACGCCAAGCGCGACACGTACATGCCCGATGTCACCCTGCCCGACATTTCCATGGCCGGCCTTGCCGACATGCTCGATGCGGGACGTGACGAATGA